Proteins encoded in a region of the Candidatus Cloacimonadota bacterium genome:
- the rlmN gene encoding 23S rRNA (adenine(2503)-C(2))-methyltransferase RlmN, which yields MLNLKSLTYPELEELIKSISGKKYRATQLFKAIHQQYAASIQEIDLLPKDLRNKLAKQNYVDTLVIEKRFDSQIDGTKKYLFRLHDDHLIESVLMRYKHGYSACLSTQVGCRMGCLFCASTKGGLVRDLSAGEIVDQVYHIQQDAGVKISNIVLMGSGEPLENYENVLKFLSIIHDENGQNIGYRHITLSTVGIPEKIKQLADKELQITLSISLHAPNDELRKKIMPIAQKYSIKAILDACNYCIKKTHRRITFEYALIKGLNDSEDDTRQLAALLKGMLCHVNLIPMNPIKESELQPSSKKKTQQFCDTLTSKRINVTIRRELGGDINAACGQLRRDYYLTTKSKKNK from the coding sequence ATGCTAAATCTTAAATCCTTAACATACCCAGAATTAGAAGAGCTGATTAAATCAATAAGTGGGAAGAAATACAGAGCTACGCAGCTTTTCAAAGCTATACACCAGCAGTATGCTGCTTCAATTCAGGAAATCGATCTGCTCCCCAAAGATCTCAGGAATAAGTTAGCTAAGCAAAACTATGTCGATACACTTGTTATTGAAAAGCGTTTTGATTCACAGATAGATGGAACAAAAAAATATCTGTTCCGATTACATGATGACCATCTGATCGAAAGCGTATTGATGAGATACAAGCATGGCTACAGCGCGTGCCTTTCCACCCAGGTGGGCTGCAGAATGGGATGCCTGTTTTGCGCATCAACAAAGGGTGGGCTGGTAAGAGATTTGAGTGCAGGTGAGATTGTCGATCAAGTCTATCATATTCAGCAAGATGCTGGAGTAAAGATCTCTAATATTGTACTTATGGGAAGCGGCGAACCGCTCGAAAATTATGAGAATGTTCTAAAATTTCTTTCAATTATCCATGATGAAAATGGACAAAATATCGGATACAGACATATAACATTATCAACTGTTGGAATTCCAGAAAAAATAAAACAACTCGCTGATAAGGAATTGCAGATCACGCTTTCGATCTCACTCCATGCACCGAATGATGAACTCAGGAAGAAGATAATGCCGATTGCACAGAAGTATTCAATCAAAGCAATTCTTGATGCATGTAACTATTGTATAAAGAAAACTCATCGCAGGATCACTTTCGAATATGCTTTAATAAAGGGCTTGAATGACTCTGAAGATGATACACGACAACTTGCAGCATTACTGAAAGGTATGCTCTGTCATGTGAACCTTATCCCTATGAATCCGATAAAAGAGTCGGAACTACAACCTTCATCAAAAAAGAAAACTCAACAGTTTTGTGATACACTTACTTCAAAAAGAATAAATGTAACAATTCGTAGAGAATTAGGAGGAGATATTAATGCTGCATGCGGGCAGTTGAGACGGGATTATTATTTAACCACGAAAAGCAAAAAAAATAAATAA
- a CDS encoding NAD(P)/FAD-dependent oxidoreductase, which translates to MIRIEEIKLPIHASRMQLKEEIRKILQLDPDAFDYYKLIKKAVDARKMNNIKFVYTVDVIISNITLEKKIIKRINEAKYNKVKKRHRIRVVEPYSYEIARIQSEKAFHRPVIIGSGPAGLFAGLLLSKAGLQPLIIEKGKEVDERVKDVEHFIKTGELNTCSNIHFGEGGAGTFSDAKLYTLINDHRTKYIFDELIAAGAPTEIAYSARPHIGTDNLRKVVKNLREKIEQQGGELLFEHELEDVFIKNDSIHQIKIKNEIHNVSHLVLAVGNAARDTFEMLYNHDMQMEAKPFSMGVRIEHPREYINKLQYGDFNKDKKLPQAHYKLAVHLKNGRGVYTFCMCPGGSVVPAATEASGVVTNGMSTFAQDNINSNSALLVSVTPDDYPTEHPLSGIQFQRRFEQRAFTYDGGDYFAPTQLLGDFLEGNSTSLYKSVIPSYKPGTHSGDLRECLPDFVYESLKEAIPLLDKKMPGFAYPSAVLTAIETRSSSPVRIIRGDDLQSNIKGIFPAGEGAGYAGGIVSSAVDGMKVAEKIIDLYRGAL; encoded by the coding sequence ATGATCAGAATTGAAGAAATAAAACTGCCGATCCATGCTTCTCGAATGCAATTGAAAGAAGAGATTCGTAAGATACTTCAGTTGGATCCAGACGCATTTGATTATTACAAGTTGATCAAAAAAGCAGTTGATGCACGAAAAATGAATAACATTAAATTTGTGTATACTGTTGATGTGATAATTTCTAATATTACACTTGAGAAAAAAATCATAAAACGCATTAATGAAGCAAAATACAATAAAGTTAAGAAAAGACACAGGATACGAGTTGTCGAACCTTATTCTTATGAAATAGCGAGAATTCAATCCGAAAAAGCATTCCATCGACCAGTAATAATCGGTTCTGGTCCAGCTGGACTTTTTGCCGGTTTGCTTCTTTCAAAAGCAGGACTGCAACCTCTTATTATTGAAAAGGGAAAAGAGGTCGATGAGCGAGTAAAGGATGTTGAACATTTTATAAAAACAGGTGAACTCAACACATGCTCGAACATTCATTTTGGAGAAGGTGGAGCTGGCACGTTTTCTGATGCAAAACTGTACACACTTATCAATGATCATCGTACTAAATATATTTTTGATGAACTGATTGCTGCAGGAGCGCCAACTGAGATCGCTTATAGTGCACGACCGCATATTGGAACCGATAATCTTAGAAAAGTAGTCAAAAATCTTCGTGAGAAAATTGAGCAACAGGGTGGCGAATTATTATTTGAGCATGAATTGGAAGATGTTTTCATAAAAAACGATTCTATTCATCAGATTAAAATAAAAAATGAAATTCATAATGTTTCGCATCTAGTACTTGCAGTTGGTAATGCTGCACGTGATACCTTTGAAATGCTGTACAATCATGATATGCAAATGGAAGCTAAACCCTTTTCAATGGGAGTTCGAATCGAGCATCCACGTGAGTACATCAATAAACTTCAATATGGTGATTTCAATAAAGATAAGAAATTACCGCAAGCACATTACAAACTTGCTGTTCATCTAAAAAATGGAAGGGGAGTCTATACATTTTGCATGTGCCCAGGTGGTTCGGTTGTTCCTGCTGCAACGGAAGCAAGTGGTGTAGTCACAAACGGTATGAGTACGTTTGCGCAGGATAACATAAATTCAAATTCAGCACTTCTTGTTAGCGTTACACCCGACGATTATCCAACCGAACATCCGCTCTCAGGAATCCAATTTCAGAGAAGATTTGAACAGAGAGCGTTCACTTACGATGGAGGAGATTATTTTGCACCAACACAGCTATTGGGAGACTTTCTCGAAGGAAACTCAACATCGCTTTATAAGAGTGTTATACCAAGTTATAAACCAGGAACTCATTCTGGAGATTTAAGAGAGTGTTTGCCAGATTTTGTATATGAGAGTTTAAAAGAAGCAATACCTCTTCTTGATAAGAAAATGCCTGGTTTTGCGTACCCGTCAGCCGTTTTGACTGCAATCGAGACACGCAGTTCATCACCAGTTCGCATCATTCGTGGAGATGATCTTCAATCAAACATCAAAGGGATTTTTCCGGCTGGCGAAGGAGCAGGATATGCTGGTGGGATTGTATCTTCAGCGGTTGATGGCATGAAGGTTGCAGAGAAGATTATTGATTTGTACCGGGGAGCACTATGA